A window from Cryptomeria japonica chromosome 1, Sugi_1.0, whole genome shotgun sequence encodes these proteins:
- the LOC131065073 gene encoding cytokinin hydroxylase, whose protein sequence is MGIAMAILAVLMVVFVVIYKIYVLLSPDKTRCMMRTQGILGPNPMFLLGNVVHMKNMIKKAATVKPPVPHNLEPRFVPYFVEWRKQYGKKFLYWLGSEAVLYVQEPELVQEISSSGSLNWGRPAFLKSDRFPLFGNGLIMAEDQDWIHQRRIVSQSLTAEKVKGMLSSVVEASVPVLNEWAKKINEGGQPSVEIDVDGALSKITAQVISKFLFGSSSHRGFEVLDKLKLLQQTLFEANRFAGIPVSRYIPSAGNKKVRRLGEEANSIIIQIIKEHNEYKNTSKGYGDDLLEILLKQVEANLVTTQDVLDQCKTLLIAGQETTKLSLTWTLMLLAMNPEWQEKVRVEVMEITNGDLPDITVFSKMKMMNMVLNESMRLYPPVSYTVRQAKTDIQLRELRIPKGMSVLINIVGMHEDPDIWGENDVYEFMPDRFSNGEANKKTGGFIPFGFGGRICVGQRLAHMEQMAILSMILSKFTFSLSPNYIHSPVSLLSITPLKGLQLLLSPLKKA, encoded by the exons ATGGGCATTGCAATGGCAATCCTTGCTGTCCTAATGGTGGTATTCGTTGTGATTTATAAGATATATGTGCTTCTAAGTCCAGACAAGACGAGGTGTATGATGAGGACTCAAGGAATTCTTGGTCCCAATCCGATGTTTCTGCTGGGAAATGTTGTTCATATGAAGAATATGATTAAAAAAGCTGCTACAGTGAAGCCTCCTGTTCCTCACAATTTGGAGCCTCGTTTTGTCCCATACTTTGTGGAATGGAGGAAACAATATG GGAAGAAGTTTCTGTACTGGCTTGGAAGTGAAGCAGTGTTGTATGTACAAGAACCAGAGTTGGTACAGGAAATAAGTTCTTCGGGCTCTTTGAACTGGGGGAGACCTGCATTTTTGAAAAGTGACAGATTTCCTCTGTTTGGCAATGGGCTTATCATGGCAGAAGATCAAGATTGGATTCACCAACGTAGAATTGTTAGCCAGTCTCTCACAGCTGAGAAGGTCAAG GGAATGCTTTCCTCTGTAGTTGAGGCCTCTGTGCCTGTTCTGAATGAGTGGGCCAAGAAAATAAATGAAGGAGGTCAACCTAGCGTAGAAATAGATGTTGATGGAGCTCTGAGCAAAATAACTGCACAAGTAATCTCAAAATTCCTTTTTGGAAGTAGCTCCCATAGAGGTTTTGAGGTACTTGATAAgctcaaacttcttcaacaaacACTATTTGAAGCTAACAGATTTGCAGGGATCCCAGTAAGCAG GTACATACCCTCTGCTGGAAATAAAAAAGTTAGAAGGTTGGGTGAGGAGGCCAATTCTATAATCATACAAATTATCAAGGAACACAATGAATATAAGAACACATCCAAAGGATATGGAGATGATCTGTTGGAGATCCTTTTAAAACAAGTTGAAGCTAATTTAGTCACTACTCAGGATGTGTTGGATCAATGTAAAACGTTGTTGATAGCAGGACAGGAGACTACCAAACTGTCCTTAACCTGGACACTGATGTTATTAGCCATGAATCCAGAGTGGCAAGAGAAAGTTAGAGTAGAGGTTATGGAGATTACTAATGGAGATCTGCCAGACATCACCGTGTTCTCCAAAATGAAAATG ATGAACATGGTTCTGAACGAATCCATGAGGCTGTATCCCCCTGTTTCTTACACAGTCAGACAGGCAAAGACAGACATACAGCTGAGAGAATTGAGAATTCCCAAAGGGATGTCTGTGTTGATAAACATAGTGGGAATGCATGAAGATCCTGATATATGGGGAGaaaatgatgtttatgaattcATGCCAGATCGCTTCTCTAATGGAGAAGCCAATAagaaaactggtggattcattccATTTGGGTTTGGAGGAAGAATTTGTGTAGGTCAAAGACTGGCTCACATGGAACAGATGGCGATTCTGAGCATGATACTCTCCAAATTCACCTTCTCTCTATCTCCCAATTATATTCATTCCCCAGTTTCTCTATTGAGTATCACTCCCTTGAAAGGATTGCAGCTTCTCCTTTCTCCCCTTAAAAAGGCCTAA